AGCCTTCCACAGTTCCCTGCACAGACCTCATCCAGAAAGCCTTTTCCTGGTCCAGAAAGCCTTCTTCCCTTGGCCGATTCCTATTCATCATTCACAACTCCActccagaatatatttttaggtgatgaaaaagttcagGTCTTCTCACCTCTCTGCTCAAAACCTACCGTGcttccccatctcactcagagaCAGCCTGAGTCCCTACAAGAGCTTACAGGTGAAATTTCTGGACCAAAGATTATGAACATTTCTGAGGGTCTTGATACGTTATTGCAATATTGCTTCCCCCGAATATTGTACCAAATTACACTCCTGTGGTAGGTTGGAGTGCTCTCCTGTAAGCCAGCAATGAGTGCTatcaattttaaagtttttgccaATTTGATGGATGGTAatttattgctgttttaatttgcatttacagGTTTCCCTCTAAGCTGGGCTCTTTTTCCATAGTAGTTAGCCAATTATATTCTCCTTTTTGTAAAGGCACAAAAGCTTTTAACAAATGTATTGATTTTGCTTTCTCCTTCCCCTGTTTGCCTATTTCTTCCCCATTTACTTatagtctttttttcctccagttctttctcatttttctgtcaCGTCATTTCTCTCCCAGCAACTGTTGAATGGTAACTCCGTATctgtacctactatgtgctgggcaatTTCCTAAGTACTTTGCTTGCATTGATTTTAATTCTACCAAGGGAggcattgtccccattttacagatgaggaaatcgagggtCAGAGGGACTAACTAACTTGCCCCAAGCACAGACTGAGTATCAGAGCCAAGGCTCGAAGCCGGGTCTGCGCAGATTCTTGGTGCTCCTCTACACCTGCTGTCTCTTCTTGCCCTCACAGTACATCCAGTTCATCTGTCCTCGTACCGTCGTCATTGTTGTCGGCCAAGGTTTATTgttctcttcctcattttttctgaGGATTCTTTATTCTCTCTGATGTTTTAAATTGTCagtgtttctttctcttgttttcttattaGCTCTCTCTGggttccttccttctcccacGCCTCTTTCCCCTCAGCAAACTCACTTACTGCCGGGAGCTTATGTCTGtcctcccctcctgtccctctTTGTGGCAGCTGTGGCCTAAGCCTGGGGAAGTAAACACTGCAGTGCAGCCTGGGGAAGGTTTGAGGagtcagggaaggaagaaaaagagtagGTGGAATTTGTCAGTGGAGGGGGCAGGTGGCTGTGTGAGACTGTGTTTATGAGAGGAGGGCCTGGAATGTGACTTGGTAGGGGATGTGAGCATAAGGGCAAATCGGTGTTGGGGGTTGCCAAGGGTTTGGGGTTCTCATGAGTGAGGAGATTATGCGGGTTTGAAAAAGAGATTGGGGAGCATGATGGTCCCAGGTGGGGCTCGAGTCTCAGAGAAGAGTGTGTATGGGCCCCAGGGGTGAAGTGACCAACAAGAAGAGGCCCCAGACAGGGGGAAGCACACTGGGTCTAAGACCAGACCAAGTCCACAGAGCTTCGGGGTGGTTTGACACTGGCGCTCGCCTTCCTCCAAACCACAGTCAGGTCATATCCCCTGACAGCGTCCTCGCCACCCCCGGGCCCCAGTTATAGACTGTGACTCCGTGGCCAGCATGACGCAGGCCTCAAGGGGTGCTAAGGTCAGGAGACTAAGGCAGGGCTGGCACTGGGATTCCCTGTTGTCTGGACAGTGAGACTGGTGAAAGGGATCTGGAACCCCTTCTTCCCCTTGGCCCACTTTGATGTCACGTCTGCCAAGATACGTGCACTGATTCCATGTATCTCTTGCATGAGTGGAAGCAGTGTGTTGACAGCATCAGGCTAAAGACTGTCTGATCCACCCCCTCGCCTGTGTCACCACAGAGCCCATTCTTACCAGGCCCTCCCATCCCTACCCTCTTTCCAGAGCAATTCGCAAAAAGCCATATGGATATAAATCACTGCCCTGCCCAGGGCAACCTGAACTAGGAACCAGCCCCAGCCCTAGACCTGTTCTTTTAGGAGACCCTCCCAAGGGCTGCCTCCCTATTGGCCCCTTTTGTCGCTCCTTGTCCTCCCCACCACAGCAGAGAGAGTCTGAGTGAGGGCTCCGTTACCAGGACACCCCCATaatcccagcctggcccagcttatttttaagttatttgtcCCAAACCCAGCCAACTTGGTTCATGTTTAAACCTTAGACCAAACCAGAATTCGATAGAGCCTCTCGCTTCCCTGTCAGAGCTCCGGATCCTGAGCAGAGGGCCAGGAGCCTGGGGAGTCAGTGTGACCATCAGGGAGAAGGCAGGGGCTTCTCTCAGCAGTGCTTCTCCCACTTGTCCTGGGAGGCCTCAGTGGGTTAGGGTCCCACATCCCCAGAGCTCTGATCCACCGAGGCGCTCTCCtcccagctttctctctctgctctggcaGTGGGCAGCCGGGTGAGCCAGGAGCTGCATTACACCAAGGAGAAGCTGGGGGAGGAGGCTGCGTACACCTCCCAGATGCTGATACAGACTCCCCGCCAGGAAGGGGAGAATGTTCTCACGCCTGAGGCACTTGGCCTCCACCTCCAGGCAGCCCTCACTGCCAGTAAAGTGCAAGTATCACTCTACGGAAAGTGAGTCTGGCTGAGCCCCTGAACAGCTGGGAGTGAGATGTGCTATGACCAGGCTAGAGCAGGAATCCCTCTCTTCTGCTGATCTCCTCTGCCTCTGGCTATTGTAGGTCCTGGGATTTGAACAAAATCTGCTACAAATCAGGAGTCCCCCTAATTGAAAATGGAATGATTGAGCGGGTGAGTATCCTGAGCTGTTCTCTGAGATTGGGTCGAGGTCGAACCTTTTCTGCAGTAGGGGAGGGCTCAGAAGGATTCCGGGAGGCTAAAGTCTGGAGGTAGGGGGGTTGCAGGGGGCATCCTGCAAAGATTGTGGAGAAAGGAGCCCAGGGACAGGACTGATGTGGACTGGGATGTCCCTGGCAGATGATTGAGAAGCTGTTTCCGTGCGTGATCCTCACTCCCCTCGACTGTTTCTGGGAGGGAGCCAAGCTCCAAGGGGGCTCTGCCTACTTGCCGTGAGTGCTGCCTCAGCTGCTGCCGGGCCCTGCCTCCCTGCTTCGTCCCCTGCCAGGATTTCCCCAGCAgaaaggaggggtgggagtgaaAATGATGATCGAAACCTCACCCACGGCCTAATTACCTCCCAGGCCAGGGTCAGAGCGTGGGCTACCCCAGGGCTCTCTCCACATCCCTCTTCTCATCACCTCCAAAGGAAAGGCAGACCTGTCTTATTTaaacagaacaaaacacaaagatGTATAAGATCTGAGCGAAGGAGAAAAAAGATCCCCAGAAAGAGACTTTGCCGGGAGAGTTAGCTAGGGATCAGCTGAGCTGTTGCCAATGTCAGAAAGAAAACCTATTACAGGCAGGTGCCCGTATGGTTATATATTAGAACCAAGGGTAGATGGCTTGGGAAGGGGCTCAGTGGGACTTTTCTGGGCCTTTTCCATGTATTAAGTACCATCTGTCCTGATGTCCATCTCAGCCCCTTAGATCCATCCACAGCTCACTGCAGCAGCCTGGTGGGCTGAGCCTGGGAGCTCTGGGAAGCTGAACCCTACACACCCATATGGAGGGACAAATGGGCAGCTAGGAGGAGGGTCGGGTACAGCATGGGTCCCCTAGCAACAGTTTGGAGGGTGGGAATTGATCCCTGATTCTCACCAACCATGGGCTTTCCTCCCAGGGGTCGCCCCGACATCCAGTGGACCAACCTGGATCCAGAGCAGCTGCTAGAGGAGCTGGGCCCCTTTGCTTCCCTTGAGGGCTTCCGGGAGCTGCTAGACAAGGCACAGGTGGGCCAGGCCTACGTGGGGCGGCCCTGTCTGCACCCTGATGACCTCCACTGCCCGCCTAGTGCCCCTAACCATCACAGCAGGCAGGTGCGTTCCAGCCAGGTCTGCCAGGGAAGGCAGCTTTCCTTCCGTTATCCCTCCTCGTATGCTCCTCTGTTCTGGGCGAGAGTGGATTATGCTCTGTGCTCTGCCCCCCACTTCCTGGACATTGTTACCCTGCCCCCGCTGTGCTAGACACCTAGAATATTCCATTCCGTTCAGTTCTCCTAAGGAACCAAGTGGCATATGAAGCCCTTTGTCCTTTTCTAAGCCCAGAAAGGCTAGACTTTATCAAAATAGGCTTTATGTGGAAACTGAGGACAAATTAGCTGAGTATGAATATCATACCTAGTTTCCTGAGTGTCTGTGTGGCCCTGTGAAtgtggacatttttccaaaaccCACCAAAGTTATGCCAGCTTCTTCCAGCAGCCTATTTCCAGGCCTCTGCTCCCTCTTGTGGCCTCCTCTCTGCAGGACACCAGCTGTTCACTTACAGAGGAGACAAGAGGCTCAGGAGAATAGTTGCCTGCACTTCAGGCCTACAGAGCTCCATGGCAGGCATGTTTCCTGGAGGTCCCAGCCTAGGGACACCCAGGTATCCACAGCCAGGACCATGAGTAATGAAGCCCTCTCTTGCCCCCCTCCAGCCTCCCAATGTGGCTCAGGAGTTGAGTGGGGGCTGCCACGGCTTCTCCCACAAGTTCATGCACTGGCAGGAAGAACTGCTGCTGGGAGGCACGGCCAGGGGCTCCCAAGGACAGCTGCTGAGGTAGGGCCTCCCGTGGGAGCCGGCCAGggggccccaggcatgggagtcTACACTCTGATGCCAGGAAGCTCTGGCAGAAGCCCCTGCACCCCGCTGACCGAGTGTTTAGCTCTGACCCCTAATTCTCCTGCACCCCCACCAGGGCAGAGGCCCTGCAAAGTACCTTCCTGCTAATGAGTCCCCGGCAGCTGTATGAGCACTTCCGGGGCGACTACCAGACACATGACATTGGCTGGAGCGAGGAGCAGGCTGGCACAGTGCTGCAGGCCTGGCAGCGGCGCTTTGTGCAGGTCAGTGTGGAGGAGGATGAGGGCAATGCCCTGAGGCtactccctcctcctgcccctcagaTCCACCCTGTCTCTCCAGCTGGCCCAGGAGGCCCTGCCTGGGAATGCATCCCAGCAGATCCACGCCTTCTCCTCCACTACCCTGGATGACATCCTGCACGCCTTCTCTGAAGTCAGTGCTGCCCGTGTGGTCGGAGGCTATCTGCTCATGGTGGGTCGTGCTCCTGGCCCCTTGCCTCACCTCCACCTGGTGCCCACCCTGGGAGCCCCTGTCCAAGACTGtgccctctctccccacagctgGCCTATGCCTGCGTGACGATGCTGCGATGGGACTGTGCCCGGTCCCAGGGTGCTGTGGGCCTTGCCGGGGTGCTGCTGGTGGCCCTGGCCGTGGCCTCAGGCCTTGGGCTCTGTGCCCTGCTCGGCATCGCCTTCAATGCTGCCACTACCCAGGTATGCCAGGACTGCCGGGCAGACTGGGTGCCACAGCCCAGGCTACTCAGTTCCTCCAGCTGCCCGCCCCTGTGCCCCTCCAGGTGCTGCCCTTCTTGGCACTGGGCATCGGCGTGGATGACATCTTCCTGCTGGCACATGCCTTCACAGAGGCTCCACCTGGCACCCCTCTTCAGGTGAGGCCTCGTCCTCCTGCCTGGGCTCACCTGAGGCAGTTCTGCATAGGAGTTAAGAGCCTTTTGGTTGGGTGACCTTGGACTggtaattaacctctctgtgcctcagtttcctcatctgtaaacagggGTAACAATAGTGCTTATGTCGtaagggttgttgtgaggataggTAAGATAATTCATGTCGAGCGCTTGgaacagtgcatggcacatacgtggtactcaataaatgttagctgctgtaTAGTTactgtccctcctctgccattCCAAGTTCCCGAGCCTCCCCTTCACTCTACCTTGAAGACCCATGTCCCCCCCTCCCCCGTCCTGGCAGGAGCGCACAGGTGAGTGTCTGCAGCGCACCGGCACCAGCGTCACACTCACGTCCGTCAACAACATGGTTGCGTTCTTCATGGCCGCCCTGGTTCCCATCCCTGCACTGCGGGCCTTCTCCTTGCAGGTGAGGCATCACGAATGGGGCCTGGGCTCAGGGTGGGCATGGAGCTGGGGCCATGCTTCATCCAGCTTTGTGCCCGTTCTGTCCATCCCCCAGGCAGCCATAGTGGTTGGCTGCAACTTTGCAGCCGTGATGCTTGTCTTCCCAGCAGTCCTCAGCTTGGACCTGCACCGGCGCCACTGCCAGCGCCTTGATGTGCTCTGCTGCTTCTCTAGGTACCCCCACCCCACCAGACCTTCCTCCCTTGGCCCCATCCCATCCTGTCCCCTCAGCAGCatttccaggcacagacctgtcACCCCCTTGCTCTGCCTCTTCCAGCCCCTGCTCTGCTCGGGTGATTCAGATTCTGCCCCAGGAGCTGGAGGATAGGACAGTACCAGTAGGCATTGCCCACCTGACTGCCACAGTTCAAGCCTTTGCCCACTGTGAAGCCAACAGCCAGCATGTGGTCACCATCCTACCCCCGCAAGCCCACCTGGTGCCCCCACCTTCCGACCCACTGGGCTCTGAGCTCTTCAGCCCAGGAGGGTCCACAAGGGACCTTCTaggccaggaggaggggacaAGGCAGAAGGCGGCCTGCAAGTCCCTGCCCTGTGCCCGCTGGAATCTTGCCCATTTCGCCCGCTATCACTTTGCACCCTTGCTGCTCCAGTCACACACCAAGGTAAGACTCCAGGCCCCGGAAGTCGAGCTGGGCCAGGGCAGAGGCTTAGGTGTCTCTGGGCCCCAAGAAGAGCAGAGGGCCTGGCCCACCACCTGAGGGCTCAGGGGCATCCCAGGGCCTCCGGCTTAGTTGCCATCTCCCACAGGCCATGGTGCTGGTGCTTTTTGGGGCTCTTCTGGGCCTGAGCCTCTACGGAGCAACCTTGGTGCAGGATGGGCTGGCCTTGACAGATGTGGTGCCTCGGGGCACCAAGGAGCATGCCTTCCTGAGCGCCCAGCTCAGGTACTTCTCCCTGTATGAGGTGGCCCTGGTGACACAGGGTGGCTTTGACTACGCCCACTCCCAACGCGCCCTCTTTGATCTGCACCAGCGCTTCAGTTCCCTCAAGGCCGTGCTGCCCCCGCCTGCCACCCAGGCACCCCGCACCTGGCTGCACTATTACCGCAACTGGCTACAGGGTGAGTGGCGAGGAGACCCACAGGGAGGGCTGCTGCAGGCAGGAGCCCCTGGGCCCACAGGCTAACTGTACCCTACCCTCTTCTCCCCCAGGAATACAGGCTGCATTTGACCAGGACTGGGCTTCTGGGCGCATCACCCGTCACTCATACCGCAATGGCTCTGAGGATGGGGCCCTGGCCTACAAACTGCTTATCCAGACTGGGGATGTCCAGGAGCCTCTGGATTTTAGCCAGGTTGGGAAAGGGCTGGAAGGGTCAGGGAGCATAGAGGGGCTCCAGGTCTCATGGGCCCAGGCCTTCAGCCTACTCTGCCTCTGCAGCTGACCACGAGAAAGCTGGTGGACAAGGAGGGGCTAATTCCACCGGAGCTCTTCTACCTGGGGCTGACCGTGTGGGTGAGCAGTGACCCCCTAGGTCTGGCAGCCTCACAGGCCAACTTCTACCCCCCACCTCCTGAGTGGCTGCATGACAAGTACGACACCACCGGGGAGAACCTTCGCAGTGAGTCCGGGGGGAGCCCAGCAACAGCCTCGGCCTGGACCCACACAGGCTCTACCCTAAGGCCCTGCCCACTGCTCCCTATGCTCACTGGccactccttcctctccctgctgccccctcccctccgcAGTCCCGGCGGCCCAGCCCCTGGAGTTTGCCCAGTTCCCCTTCCTACTGCATGGCCTCCAGAAGACTGCAGACTTCGTGGAGGCCATCAAGGGGGCCCGGGCAGCGTGTGCCGAGGCAGGCCGGGCTGGGGTGCGTGCCTACCCCAGCGGCTCCCCCTTCCTCTTCTGGGAGCAGTATCTGGGCCTGCGGCACTGCTTCCTGCTGGCTGTTTGCATCCTGTT
The genomic region above belongs to Equus caballus isolate H_3958 breed thoroughbred chromosome 2, TB-T2T, whole genome shotgun sequence and contains:
- the PTCH2 gene encoding protein patched homolog 2 isoform X3; this encodes MARPPPLGELPPGYTPPVQPAAPQILVGSLKAPLWLRAYFQSLLFSLGCGIQRHCGKVLFLGLLAFGALALGLRVAIIETDLEQLWVEVGSRVSQELHYTKEKLGEEAAYTSQMLIQTPRQEGENVLTPEALGLHLQAALTASKVQVSLYGKSWDLNKICYKSGVPLIENGMIERMIEKLFPCVILTPLDCFWEGAKLQGGSAYLPGRPDIQWTNLDPEQLLEELGPFASLEGFRELLDKAQVGQAYVGRPCLHPDDLHCPPSAPNHHSRQPPNVAQELSGGCHGFSHKFMHWQEELLLGGTARGSQGQLLRAEALQSTFLLMSPRQLYEHFRGDYQTHDIGWSEEQAGTVLQAWQRRFVQLAQEALPGNASQQIHAFSSTTLDDILHAFSEVSAARVVGGYLLMLAYACVTMLRWDCARSQGAVGLAGVLLVALAVASGLGLCALLGIAFNAATTQVLPFLALGIGVDDIFLLAHAFTEAPPGTPLQERTGECLQRTGTSVTLTSVNNMVAFFMAALVPIPALRAFSLQAAIVVGCNFAAVMLVFPAVLSLDLHRRHCQRLDVLCCFSSPCSARVIQILPQELEDRTVPVGIAHLTATVQAFAHCEANSQHVVTILPPQAHLVPPPSDPLGSELFSPGGSTRDLLGQEEGTRQKAACKSLPCARWNLAHFARYHFAPLLLQSHTKAMVLVLFGALLGLSLYGATLVQDGLALTDVVPRGTKEHAFLSAQLRYFSLYEVALVTQGGFDYAHSQRALFDLHQRFSSLKAVLPPPATQAPRTWLHYYRNWLQGIQAAFDQDWASGRITRHSYRNGSEDGALAYKLLIQTGDVQEPLDFSQLTTRKLVDKEGLIPPELFYLGLTVWVSSDPLGLAASQANFYPPPPEWLHDKYDTTGENLRRALGEPCPSQVLVLAMMTVELFGIMGFLGIKLSAIPVVILVASVGIGVEFTVHVALGFLTTQGSRNLRAARALEHTFAPVTDGAVSTLLGLLMLAGSNFDFIIRYFFVVLTVLTLLGLLHGLVLLPVLLSILGPPPEVVQLYKESPEVLSPPAPRVGGLRWGMSPTLPQSFARVTTSMTVALHPPPLPGAYIHPASDEPTWSPAAIPAASSSSNLSSRGLCPTTG
- the PTCH2 gene encoding protein patched homolog 2 isoform X2: MARPPPLGELPPGYTPPVQPAAPQILVGSLKAPLWLRAYFQSLLFSLGCGIQRHCGKVLFLGLLAFGALALGLRVAIIETDLEQLWVEVGSRVSQELHYTKEKLGEEAAYTSQMLIQTPRQEGENVLTPEALGLHLQAALTASKVQVSLYGKSWDLNKICYKSGVPLIENGMIERMIEKLFPCVILTPLDCFWEGAKLQGGSAYLPGRPDIQWTNLDPEQLLEELGPFASLEGFRELLDKAQVGQAYVGRPCLHPDDLHCPPSAPNHHSRQPPNVAQELSGGCHGFSHKFMHWQEELLLGGTARGSQGQLLRAEALQSTFLLMSPRQLYEHFRGDYQTHDIGWSEEQAGTVLQAWQRRFVQLAQEALPGNASQQIHAFSSTTLDDILHAFSEVSAARVVGGYLLMLAYACVTMLRWDCARSQGAVGLAGVLLVALAVASGLGLCALLGIAFNAATTQVLPFLALGIGVDDIFLLAHAFTEAPPGTPLQERTGECLQRTGTSVTLTSVNNMVAFFMAALVPIPALRAFSLQAAIVVGCNFAAVMLVFPAVLSLDLHRRHCQRLDVLCCFSSPCSARVIQILPQELEDRTVPVGIAHLTATVQAFAHCEANSQHVVTILPPQAHLVPPPSDPLGSELFSPGGSTRDLLGQEEGTRQKAACKSLPCARWNLAHFARYHFAPLLLQSHTKRFSSLKAVLPPPATQAPRTWLHYYRNWLQGIQAAFDQDWASGRITRHSYRNGSEDGALAYKLLIQTGDVQEPLDFSQLTTRKLVDKEGLIPPELFYLGLTVWVSSDPLGLAASQANFYPPPPEWLHDKYDTTGENLRIPAAQPLEFAQFPFLLHGLQKTADFVEAIKGARAACAEAGRAGVRAYPSGSPFLFWEQYLGLRHCFLLAVCILLVCTFLVCALLLLNPWTAGLIVLVLAMMTVELFGIMGFLGIKLSAIPVVILVASVGIGVEFTVHVALGFLTTQGSRNLRAARALEHTFAPVTDGAVSTLLGLLMLAGSNFDFIIRYFFVVLTVLTLLGLLHGLVLLPVLLSILGPPPEVVQLYKESPEVLSPPAPRVGGLRWGMSPTLPQSFARVTTSMTVALHPPPLPGAYIHPASDEPTWSPAAIPAASSSSNLSSRGLCPTTG
- the PTCH2 gene encoding protein patched homolog 2 isoform X5, with protein sequence MARPPPLGELPPGYTPPVQPAAPQILVGSLKAPLWLRAYFQSLLFSLGCGIQRHCGKVLFLGLLAFGALALGLRVAIIETDLEQLWVEVGSRVSQELHYTKEKLGEEAAYTSQMLIQTPRQEGENVLTPEALGLHLQAALTASKVQVSLYGKSWDLNKICYKSGVPLIENGMIERMIEKLFPCVILTPLDCFWEGAKLQGGSAYLPGRPDIQWTNLDPEQLLEELGPFASLEGFRELLDKAQVGQAYVGRPCLHPDDLHCPPSAPNHHSRQPPNVAQELSGGCHGFSHKFMHWQEELLLGGTARGSQGQLLRAEALQSTFLLMSPRQLYEHFRGDYQTHDIGWSEEQAGTVLQAWQRRFVQLAQEALPGNASQQIHAFSSTTLDDILHAFSEVSAARVVGGYLLMLAYACVTMLRWDCARSQGAVGLAGVLLVALAVASGLGLCALLGIAFNAATTQVLPFLALGIGVDDIFLLAHAFTEAPPGTPLQERTGECLQRTGTSVTLTSVNNMVAFFMAALVPIPALRAFSLQAAIVVGCNFAAVMLVFPAVLSLDLHRRHCQRLDVLCCFSSPCSARVIQILPQELEDRTVPVGIAHLTATVQAFAHCEANSQHVVTILPPQAHLVPPPSDPLGSELFSPGGSTRDLLGQEEGTRQKAACKSLPCARWNLAHFARYHFAPLLLQSHTKRFSSLKAVLPPPATQAPRTWLHYYRNWLQGIQAAFDQDWASGRITRHSYRNGSEDGALAYKLLIQTGDVQEPLDFSQLTTRKLVDKEGLIPPELFYLGLTVWVSSDPLGLAASQANFYPPPPEWLHDKYDTTGENLRRALGEPCPSQVLVLAMMTVELFGIMGFLGIKLSAIPVVILVASVGIGVEFTVHVALGFLTTQGSRNLRAARALEHTFAPVTDGAVSTLLGLLMLAGSNFDFIIRYFFVVLTVLTLLGLLHGLVLLPVLLSILGPPPEVVQLYKESPEVLSPPAPRVGGLRWGMSPTLPQSFARVTTSMTVALHPPPLPGAYIHPASDEPTWSPAAIPAASSSSNLSSRGLCPTTG
- the PTCH2 gene encoding protein patched homolog 2 isoform X8, with amino-acid sequence MARPPPLGELPPGYTPPVQPAAPQILVGSLKAPLWLRAYFQSLLFSLGCGIQRHCGKVLFLGLLAFGALALGLRVAIIETDLEQLWVEVGSRVSQELHYTKEKLGEEAAYTSQMLIQTPRQEGENVLTPEALGLHLQAALTASKVQVSLYGKSWDLNKICYKSGVPLIENGMIERMIEKLFPCVILTPLDCFWEGAKLQGGSAYLPGRPDIQWTNLDPEQLLEELGPFASLEGFRELLDKAQVGQAYVGRPCLHPDDLHCPPSAPNHHSRQPPNVAQELSGGCHGFSHKFMHWQEELLLGGTARGSQGQLLRAEALQSTFLLMSPRQLYEHFRGDYQTHDIGWSEEQAGTVLQAWQRRFVQLAQEALPGNASQQIHAFSSTTLDDILHAFSEVSAARVVGGYLLMLAYACVTMLRWDCARSQGAVGLAGVLLVALAVASGLGLCALLGIAFNAATTQVLPFLALGIGVDDIFLLAHAFTEAPPGTPLQERTGECLQRTGTSVTLTSVNNMVAFFMAALVPIPALRAFSLQAAIVVGCNFAAVMLVFPAVLSLDLHRRHCQRLDVLCCFSSPCSARVIQILPQELEDRTVPVGIAHLTATVQAFAHCEANSQHVVTILPPQAHLVPPPSDPLGSELFSPGGSTRDLLGQEEGTRQKAACKSLPCARWNLAHFARYHFAPLLLQSHTKAMVLVLFGALLGLSLYGATLVQDGLALTDVVPRGTKEHAFLSAQLRYFSLYEVALVTQGGFDYAHSQRALFDLHQRFSSLKAVLPPPATQAPRTWLHYYRNWLQGIQAAFDQDWASGRITRHSYRNGSEDGALAYKLLIQTGDVQEPLDFSQLTTRKLVDKEGLIPPELFYLGLTVWVSSDPLGLAASQANFYPPPPEWLHDKYDTTGENLRSAGPGDDDCGALWHHGFPGHQAERHPCGDPCGFCRHWCRVHGPRGASEYRHGAGAGQLIQCSSDDYQAPTV
- the PTCH2 gene encoding protein patched homolog 2 isoform X1, translated to MARPPPLGELPPGYTPPVQPAAPQILVGSLKAPLWLRAYFQSLLFSLGCGIQRHCGKVLFLGLLAFGALALGLRVAIIETDLEQLWVEVGSRVSQELHYTKEKLGEEAAYTSQMLIQTPRQEGENVLTPEALGLHLQAALTASKVQVSLYGKSWDLNKICYKSGVPLIENGMIERMIEKLFPCVILTPLDCFWEGAKLQGGSAYLPGRPDIQWTNLDPEQLLEELGPFASLEGFRELLDKAQVGQAYVGRPCLHPDDLHCPPSAPNHHSRQPPNVAQELSGGCHGFSHKFMHWQEELLLGGTARGSQGQLLRAEALQSTFLLMSPRQLYEHFRGDYQTHDIGWSEEQAGTVLQAWQRRFVQLAQEALPGNASQQIHAFSSTTLDDILHAFSEVSAARVVGGYLLMLAYACVTMLRWDCARSQGAVGLAGVLLVALAVASGLGLCALLGIAFNAATTQVLPFLALGIGVDDIFLLAHAFTEAPPGTPLQERTGECLQRTGTSVTLTSVNNMVAFFMAALVPIPALRAFSLQAAIVVGCNFAAVMLVFPAVLSLDLHRRHCQRLDVLCCFSSPCSARVIQILPQELEDRTVPVGIAHLTATVQAFAHCEANSQHVVTILPPQAHLVPPPSDPLGSELFSPGGSTRDLLGQEEGTRQKAACKSLPCARWNLAHFARYHFAPLLLQSHTKAMVLVLFGALLGLSLYGATLVQDGLALTDVVPRGTKEHAFLSAQLRYFSLYEVALVTQGGFDYAHSQRALFDLHQRFSSLKAVLPPPATQAPRTWLHYYRNWLQGIQAAFDQDWASGRITRHSYRNGSEDGALAYKLLIQTGDVQEPLDFSQLTTRKLVDKEGLIPPELFYLGLTVWVSSDPLGLAASQANFYPPPPEWLHDKYDTTGENLRIPAAQPLEFAQFPFLLHGLQKTADFVEAIKGARAACAEAGRAGVRAYPSGSPFLFWEQYLGLRHCFLLAVCILLVCTFLVCALLLLNPWTAGLIVLVLAMMTVELFGIMGFLGIKLSAIPVVILVASVGIGVEFTVHVALGFLTTQGSRNLRAARALEHTFAPVTDGAVSTLLGLLMLAGSNFDFIIRYFFVVLTVLTLLGLLHGLVLLPVLLSILGPPPEVVQLYKESPEVLSPPAPRVGGLRWGMSPTLPQSFARVTTSMTVALHPPPLPGAYIHPASDEPTWSPAAIPAASSSSNLSSRGLCPTTG
- the PTCH2 gene encoding protein patched homolog 2 isoform X7, whose translation is MARPPPLGELPPGYTPPVQPAAPQILVGSLKAPLWLRAYFQSLLFSLGCGIQRHCGKVLFLGLLAFGALALGLRVAIIETDLEQLWVEVGSRVSQELHYTKEKLGEEAAYTSQMLIQTPRQEGENVLTPEALGLHLQAALTASKVQVSLYGKSWDLNKICYKSGVPLIENGMIERMIEKLFPCVILTPLDCFWEGAKLQGGSAYLPGRPDIQWTNLDPEQLLEELGPFASLEGFRELLDKAQVGQAYVGRPCLHPDDLHCPPSAPNHHSRQPPNVAQELSGGCHGFSHKFMHWQEELLLGGTARGSQGQLLRAEALQSTFLLMSPRQLYEHFRGDYQTHDIGWSEEQAGTVLQAWQRRFVQLAQEALPGNASQQIHAFSSTTLDDILHAFSEVSAARVVGGYLLMLAYACVTMLRWDCARSQGAVGLAGVLLVALAVASGLGLCALLGIAFNAATTQVLPFLALGIGVDDIFLLAHAFTEAPPGTPLQERTGECLQRTGTSVTLTSVNNMVAFFMAALVPIPALRAFSLQAAIVVGCNFAAVMLVFPAVLSLDLHRRHCQRLDVLCCFSSPCSARVIQILPQELEDRTVPVGIAHLTATVQAFAHCEANSQHVVTILPPQAHLVPPPSDPLGSELFSPGGSTRDLLGQEEGTRQKAACKSLPCARWNLAHFARYHFAPLLLQSHTKAMVLVLFGALLGLSLYGATLVQDGLALTDVVPRGTKEHAFLSAQLRYFSLYEVALVTQGGFDYAHSQRALFDLHQRFSSLKAVLPPPATQAPRTWLHYYRNWLQGIQAAFDQDWASGRITRHSYRNGSEDGALAYKLLIQTGDVQEPLDFSQLTTRKLVDKEGLIPPELFYLGLTVWVSSDPLGLAASQANFYPPPPEWLHDKYDTTGENLRISGPAALLPAGCLHPVGVHFPRLCPAAAQPLDSWPHSAGPGDDDCGALWHHGFPGHQAERHPCGDPCGFCRHWCRVHGPRGASEYRHGAGAGQLIQCSSDDYQAPTV